Proteins from one Leptospira perdikensis genomic window:
- a CDS encoding glycoside hydrolase family 57 protein encodes MHHLIKGHLVFVLHAHLPFVRHPGYNNPFIEENWLNEAILETYIPLIRVFRNLKKESVPFRITMSFTPTLSLMLTDPYLQNRFRNYLKNLITLAKQETKRTVKDPHLNFLSKRYLEHFLDTESIFEEEGGDLTKLFLPFVESGELEAMTSPATHAFLPFYDSESSIFRSQLKNGRRTFRRIWGRDPKGIWLSECGYTQKLEEELDREGFRYFFVDTHGITHGNPRPKFGVYAPVEVGHGVFAFGRDPESSKQVWSSIDGYPGDFRYREYYRDIGHDLPWEEISPYLDSNGVRINTGIKYFRITGKTSDKGYYHPDWAMEAAGNHAEDFLRNRIHQAEVLYEANKQQAVIVSPYDAELYGHWWYEGPQFIEFLFKKIHFNQNTIKLSHPMEAARSLPRVQSVEMKMSSWGENGYGEVWLNPTNDWIYPLIHGMSIRMHKRAHEFGSGTELQKRILKQMGRELLLLQSSDWAFIMKTGTMVDYAVRRTNVHTNLFLALEAMLTGNLDEGVLLAAEAENNAFPDIRIEDFY; translated from the coding sequence ATGCATCATTTAATCAAAGGGCATTTGGTATTTGTTTTACATGCCCACCTACCATTTGTTAGACACCCTGGGTATAACAATCCATTTATTGAAGAAAATTGGCTAAACGAAGCCATTCTTGAAACCTATATCCCTCTCATCCGAGTGTTTCGGAATCTAAAAAAAGAATCGGTTCCTTTCCGGATCACCATGTCTTTCACTCCGACACTTTCTTTGATGTTAACGGATCCTTATTTACAAAATAGGTTTCGTAATTATTTAAAAAATCTCATCACACTAGCAAAACAGGAGACCAAACGCACTGTAAAAGATCCCCATTTAAATTTTCTTTCGAAAAGATACTTAGAACATTTTTTAGATACTGAGTCTATCTTTGAAGAAGAGGGTGGTGACTTAACCAAACTGTTTTTACCTTTTGTGGAGTCAGGGGAATTGGAAGCGATGACAAGTCCTGCGACACATGCCTTCCTTCCTTTTTATGATTCGGAAAGTTCAATCTTTCGTTCCCAATTGAAAAATGGAAGAAGGACTTTTCGACGCATTTGGGGGCGAGATCCGAAAGGAATTTGGCTTTCGGAATGTGGATACACACAAAAATTAGAAGAGGAACTCGACCGAGAGGGTTTTCGTTATTTCTTTGTCGACACCCATGGAATCACACATGGAAATCCAAGACCAAAGTTTGGTGTGTATGCGCCGGTGGAAGTGGGTCATGGCGTTTTTGCTTTTGGTCGTGATCCCGAAAGTAGCAAACAAGTTTGGAGCTCCATCGATGGGTATCCGGGAGATTTTCGATATAGGGAATACTATAGAGACATTGGCCATGACCTTCCTTGGGAAGAAATCTCTCCTTATTTAGATTCGAATGGGGTGCGAATCAATACAGGTATCAAATACTTTCGGATCACCGGCAAAACTTCGGACAAAGGGTATTACCATCCGGACTGGGCGATGGAAGCGGCCGGAAATCATGCGGAAGATTTTTTACGAAACCGCATCCACCAAGCAGAAGTGTTATACGAAGCTAACAAACAGCAGGCGGTAATTGTTTCACCTTATGATGCCGAGTTGTATGGTCACTGGTGGTATGAAGGCCCACAGTTTATTGAATTTTTATTTAAAAAAATCCACTTCAATCAAAACACAATCAAACTCTCTCATCCTATGGAGGCGGCACGTTCTCTTCCTCGTGTCCAGTCAGTGGAGATGAAGATGAGTAGTTGGGGAGAAAATGGATATGGAGAGGTATGGCTAAACCCAACCAATGATTGGATTTACCCTCTCATCCACGGAATGAGCATCCGAATGCACAAAAGGGCGCATGAATTTGGGTCAGGAACCGAACTACAAAAACGGATTTTAAAACAAATGGGAAGGGAACTCCTCCTCTTACAAAGTAGTGATTGGGCCTTCATTATGAAGACAGGAACTATGGTGGATTATGCGGTTCGGCGTACCAATGTGCACACGAATCTCTTTTTAGCTTTAGAGGCAATGCTCACAGGAAATCTGGACGAAGGGGTTCTTTTGGCGGCGGAGGCGGAGAACAATGCGTTCCCTGACATCCGAATCGAAGATTTCTATTAG
- the ribH gene encoding 6,7-dimethyl-8-ribityllumazine synthase codes for MTATLEGTRIGNGQKHCVIVSKFNEFITESLLKGAKDAYRQHGISDSDVTVIYVPGAFELPQTVKRVLGSKKYQFSAIVCLGAVIRGATSHYDLVSGEAAKVGSVADGSVPVIFGVITTESIEQAIERAGTKAGNKGYEAATTAIEMANLFKEIG; via the coding sequence ATGACAGCTACACTGGAAGGCACCCGCATCGGAAACGGACAAAAACACTGTGTCATCGTTTCAAAGTTCAACGAATTCATCACTGAGTCTCTACTGAAAGGGGCAAAAGATGCTTACAGACAACATGGGATTAGTGATAGTGATGTCACTGTGATCTATGTTCCTGGTGCTTTCGAACTCCCTCAAACCGTAAAACGTGTCCTTGGGTCCAAAAAATACCAATTCTCTGCCATCGTTTGCCTTGGGGCAGTGATTCGCGGGGCCACCTCTCATTATGATTTGGTTTCTGGGGAAGCCGCCAAAGTGGGGTCAGTCGCCGATGGATCGGTTCCTGTTATTTTTGGAGTCATTACGACTGAATCGATCGAACAAGCCATTGAAAGAGCCGGCACCAAAGCGGGTAACAAAGGATACGAAGCAGCAACCACAGCCATTGAAATGGCAAATCTTTTTAAAGAGATCGGATGA
- a CDS encoding SET domain-containing protein, whose product MKKKKSVKKAKKRKPVVYAEKDFIVKPSSVPNIGMGLFTKQTLYKGDTVGYYMGKIITDEQAESNKYVDSKYLLWICKDWWIYGEGRESNYTRYINHSSKPNAELITSVRWKTARFKVVKTIPEGTEIFFDYGKDYWDNVDFKPK is encoded by the coding sequence ATGAAGAAAAAGAAATCTGTGAAGAAGGCCAAAAAAAGGAAACCGGTAGTCTATGCCGAGAAGGACTTTATCGTAAAACCTTCCTCTGTCCCCAATATCGGAATGGGACTATTCACCAAACAAACATTATACAAGGGAGATACCGTTGGTTACTACATGGGTAAAATCATTACTGATGAACAAGCGGAATCAAACAAATACGTAGACTCAAAATACTTACTTTGGATCTGTAAAGACTGGTGGATTTATGGGGAAGGACGTGAATCCAATTACACCCGTTATATCAATCACTCCTCAAAACCTAACGCGGAACTCATCACATCTGTGCGATGGAAAACAGCTAGGTTTAAAGTTGTAAAAACCATCCCAGAAGGAACGGAAATTTTCTTTGATTATGGAAAGGACTATTGGGACAACGTCGACTTCAAACCGAAGTGA
- the nusB gene encoding transcription antitermination factor NusB yields MSSRHRGRSLALMCLYQIDLVGTDPDRAMKFDWYDKKITREEKDYAVFLVKGVVENRKSIDTLIKKYSENWELSRISVVNRCILRLSILSLQKEPFLAAPVVINEAVELTKEFETDESAQFINGLLDAFYKKEIVANKPQ; encoded by the coding sequence ATGAGTTCTAGACACCGCGGGCGAAGTCTCGCCTTAATGTGCCTCTACCAAATTGATCTCGTCGGAACGGATCCGGATCGGGCGATGAAATTCGATTGGTATGACAAAAAAATCACTAGAGAAGAAAAGGATTATGCTGTCTTTCTTGTGAAAGGAGTGGTCGAAAATCGAAAAAGCATCGATACTCTAATTAAGAAGTATTCGGAGAATTGGGAACTTTCGCGTATTTCCGTGGTCAACCGCTGTATTTTACGTTTATCGATTTTGAGTTTGCAAAAGGAACCTTTCCTTGCGGCACCTGTTGTCATCAATGAGGCTGTGGAACTCACAAAAGAATTTGAAACGGATGAATCAGCGCAGTTTATTAACGGACTACTCGATGCCTTCTATAAGAAGGAGATCGTAGCGAACAAACCCCAGTAA
- the hpf gene encoding ribosome hibernation-promoting factor, HPF/YfiA family: MKINYTWKHLDRSEAAEKYADEKLERVSKFVQKIVSCEVSFEAIHGEIHANMKLLADGNNFNAHNQDKDVYVCIDGLEDKILSQTSKHHDKKSQH, from the coding sequence ATGAAAATCAATTATACCTGGAAACATTTAGACCGCTCCGAAGCGGCTGAAAAATACGCGGATGAAAAATTAGAACGAGTATCAAAATTCGTTCAAAAAATCGTATCCTGTGAAGTATCATTTGAAGCCATTCATGGAGAAATCCACGCTAACATGAAGTTACTCGCTGATGGTAATAATTTCAATGCTCACAACCAAGACAAAGATGTATATGTTTGTATCGATGGATTGGAAGATAAAATTCTTTCCCAAACAAGCAAACACCACGATAAAAAAAGCCAACACTAA
- a CDS encoding DEAD/DEAH box helicase: protein MKFNELPFHESLTKALDKIGYTELTPIQAKSIPFAMEGNDLTGLAQTGTGKTMAFLLPTLHRLLSATEEEPLPYALVLAPTRELTIQIAEEAKKLLEFTDFGVATIIGGTDYKSQEQALGNKACLIVATPGRLIDFVKNHGLSLENIKVVILDEADRMFDMGFVQDLKYIFHKCKNRKQSLLFSATLSYEVVRLASKYLNDPIEVHINPEKVITERIDQSLLHLGREEKLPYLVNSLLHNEIEGLGIIFTNYKMNIPKIVSTLRKFGITATGLSSELDQKKRIRLLRDFKEGKYKYLIATDVASRGIDIENIDVVYNYDLPQDAENYVHRIGRTARAGRKGMSIGFCSETDYTELERIERYLNSKIPIAEIREEHLEFPKGEFTPVFADEAIPGEKKYQDRERGDRGGRGGKPRRGGDNRGGEHRSGDRNDNRSGDRGRGKGKGEKHHPPAKMSHPHHHDGDGDHKHPAKMTHHEMKHGQHSKDGKGKGQHKKNQSGKHYQKNDPRRNLFDINEVKKSKKQKQSIWQRILSIFKKD from the coding sequence ATGAAATTTAACGAATTACCCTTTCATGAGTCTCTAACCAAAGCACTTGATAAAATCGGCTACACAGAACTCACACCCATCCAAGCCAAGTCCATTCCTTTCGCCATGGAAGGAAACGATCTCACTGGTCTTGCTCAAACCGGAACTGGAAAAACTATGGCTTTCCTCCTTCCGACTCTCCACAGACTTTTGTCAGCTACGGAAGAAGAGCCATTACCTTATGCTCTTGTCCTTGCACCAACAAGAGAACTTACCATACAAATTGCAGAAGAAGCTAAAAAACTTTTAGAGTTCACTGACTTCGGTGTGGCTACCATCATCGGTGGGACCGATTACAAATCCCAAGAACAGGCACTTGGCAACAAAGCTTGTCTCATCGTGGCAACACCGGGACGTCTCATCGACTTTGTAAAAAACCACGGCCTTTCTTTGGAAAACATCAAAGTGGTGATTCTAGATGAAGCGGACAGAATGTTCGATATGGGATTTGTCCAAGATCTCAAGTACATCTTTCACAAATGTAAAAACAGAAAACAATCTCTTCTTTTTAGCGCTACTTTGAGTTACGAAGTAGTACGACTTGCAAGTAAGTATTTGAATGATCCGATTGAAGTTCATATCAATCCAGAAAAAGTCATTACCGAAAGGATCGACCAGTCTTTACTCCATTTAGGTCGGGAAGAAAAACTTCCTTATCTTGTGAACTCGTTGTTACACAATGAGATTGAAGGTCTTGGAATCATTTTTACGAACTACAAAATGAACATTCCAAAAATTGTGTCCACACTTCGTAAGTTTGGAATTACAGCCACTGGACTTTCTTCCGAACTTGACCAGAAAAAACGAATCCGTCTCCTCCGGGATTTTAAAGAAGGAAAGTATAAATATCTCATCGCTACCGATGTTGCTTCTCGTGGGATCGATATCGAAAATATTGATGTGGTTTATAATTATGATCTACCTCAAGATGCTGAAAACTATGTGCACCGGATTGGAAGAACCGCACGTGCGGGAAGAAAGGGTATGTCCATTGGATTTTGTTCCGAAACAGACTATACCGAACTCGAACGAATTGAACGTTATCTGAATTCCAAAATTCCTATTGCCGAGATTCGCGAAGAACATTTAGAATTTCCTAAGGGTGAGTTCACTCCTGTATTTGCTGACGAAGCCATCCCTGGTGAAAAGAAATACCAAGACAGGGAGAGGGGAGACCGCGGAGGTCGTGGTGGAAAACCAAGACGTGGCGGGGACAACCGAGGCGGCGAACATAGGTCAGGTGATCGAAACGACAACCGTTCGGGAGATCGCGGACGGGGAAAAGGCAAAGGGGAGAAACACCATCCACCTGCGAAGATGTCACACCCACACCATCACGATGGGGACGGTGACCACAAACATCCTGCTAAAATGACCCACCATGAAATGAAACATGGACAACATTCCAAAGACGGAAAAGGCAAAGGGCAACACAAAAAAAATCAGTCTGGAAAACATTACCAAAAGAATGATCCAAGACGGAATCTCTTCGATATCAACGAAGTGAAAAAATCTAAAAAACAGAAACAATCGATTTGGCAGCGAATTCTTTCTATCTTCAAAAAAGATTAG
- a CDS encoding tetratricopeptide repeat protein translates to MDPIQKNRFRIEEQSSQPSYYQEDPYLRNLGREKETTYESETTPSRPVLSFLFWTLLVLLVLGFLTAGYWWYLQKKQNPEEIAKSLKNLPTDKKALNLLVDKPYLPDDSVNPKLAACLNAYHNRYVNRVGNVCEEFLNSPGSDEDKSIALTVLGVLYDEAGRYVNAIERLEKAIQYDSKNYFAFYNLSLAFKHAAKFEEARRAAERAKEIAPNDYRVALLQGNLFQEIGDPASAIEAYKEGQSLAPSDVTLTYNLAISYLKQGNIAEAISEFQKVVQTAPNSQTALLSYGHLGTIFYQREDYDRAEFYFREVIRLKTNDAKSYYNLGLVYLKKKVPEEAAKYFQKALDSNANEPEVYRYIADAFLSMGQTNMAITALKKALLLKPSDVDSLFALSELYYKKGELVEAESLFRRIIRLTPGDTYSETAYVNLGIILDEMERYSESITAFEGALSLNPKNQSAYYNLGLAYLHAGKPTMAIESLRKSQALDPNHTQSRLAIADYYLENRFYSEATSEYEEAIAWKPELYEARLKLADVYIQTKNYPAAEKVLVYVLENSKDPKEIKLAHRKLALSYANSGNSGLSKKAKEEAFRATHIDPEDMESRLVLSKILIDSGSLVDREKAIEELTVITRSDVTPTISSKAHNYLGVCYFKNGEFKKALSSFQTAIDLNPSLTEAYENKRAARAQYEKSLESKKRMYF, encoded by the coding sequence ATGGATCCCATCCAAAAAAACCGGTTTCGCATTGAGGAGCAGTCCTCACAGCCAAGTTATTACCAGGAAGATCCATACTTACGGAACCTGGGTCGAGAAAAAGAAACAACTTACGAATCAGAAACAACACCAAGCCGTCCTGTTTTATCTTTTTTATTTTGGACACTCCTCGTTCTACTTGTCCTCGGATTTTTAACCGCCGGTTATTGGTGGTATCTACAAAAAAAACAAAATCCCGAAGAGATTGCAAAATCCCTAAAGAACCTACCCACAGATAAAAAGGCCCTGAACCTTCTTGTCGATAAACCCTATCTTCCCGATGATTCTGTAAATCCCAAACTGGCTGCATGTCTTAATGCATATCACAATCGTTATGTGAATCGAGTGGGAAATGTTTGTGAAGAATTTTTGAATTCTCCAGGTTCAGATGAAGATAAGTCCATCGCACTTACTGTGCTCGGTGTGTTGTACGATGAGGCAGGTCGTTATGTCAATGCCATCGAACGATTGGAAAAAGCCATCCAATACGATTCCAAAAACTATTTTGCCTTTTATAATTTATCACTCGCTTTCAAACATGCAGCGAAATTTGAAGAGGCGAGGCGAGCCGCTGAAAGAGCCAAAGAAATTGCTCCGAATGATTACCGAGTGGCACTCTTGCAAGGGAATTTATTTCAAGAGATTGGAGATCCGGCCAGTGCCATTGAAGCATACAAAGAAGGGCAGTCACTTGCGCCCTCAGATGTCACTCTTACTTATAACTTAGCTATTAGTTATTTGAAACAAGGAAATATCGCAGAAGCCATTTCTGAATTCCAAAAGGTAGTCCAAACCGCTCCTAATTCCCAAACCGCTCTTCTTTCTTACGGCCACCTAGGAACTATATTTTACCAAAGAGAAGATTATGACCGGGCAGAGTTTTATTTTCGTGAAGTGATTCGTTTGAAAACAAATGATGCCAAGTCCTACTATAACCTAGGTTTGGTGTATTTAAAAAAGAAAGTCCCAGAAGAAGCGGCCAAATACTTCCAAAAAGCCCTCGATTCCAATGCCAACGAACCAGAAGTGTATCGTTATATTGCGGATGCATTCCTATCTATGGGCCAAACCAATATGGCCATTACGGCCTTAAAAAAAGCTTTGTTACTGAAACCCAGTGATGTGGATTCACTTTTCGCCTTGTCCGAGCTTTATTATAAAAAAGGGGAACTTGTTGAAGCAGAGAGTTTGTTTCGCAGGATCATCCGCCTGACTCCGGGAGATACGTATTCGGAAACGGCTTATGTAAATCTCGGAATCATTTTGGATGAGATGGAGCGGTATTCAGAGAGCATCACTGCTTTTGAAGGGGCACTTTCCTTAAATCCGAAAAATCAATCGGCCTATTACAACTTAGGACTCGCGTATTTACATGCTGGAAAACCTACCATGGCGATTGAGTCCCTTCGTAAGTCGCAAGCCCTGGATCCGAACCATACACAGTCAAGGCTTGCCATTGCAGATTATTATTTGGAAAATAGATTTTATTCGGAAGCCACTTCTGAATACGAAGAAGCCATTGCTTGGAAACCGGAATTGTATGAAGCAAGGCTGAAACTTGCTGATGTTTACATCCAAACCAAAAACTATCCTGCCGCCGAAAAGGTGTTAGTTTATGTTTTGGAAAACTCTAAGGATCCAAAAGAAATCAAACTCGCTCATAGAAAACTAGCACTTAGTTACGCAAATAGTGGGAACTCAGGCCTTTCTAAAAAAGCCAAAGAAGAAGCATTTCGTGCCACTCATATTGATCCAGAAGATATGGAATCAAGACTTGTCCTTTCCAAAATTCTCATTGATTCCGGTTCCCTTGTGGACCGGGAAAAAGCCATCGAAGAACTAACAGTCATCACTCGTTCGGATGTCACACCTACCATTTCCTCCAAGGCTCATAATTATTTGGGAGTTTGTTATTTTAAAAATGGGGAATTCAAAAAAGCCCTTTCTAGTTTCCAAACAGCGATTGATCTCAACCCAAGTCTAACAGAAGCCTATGAAAACAAAAGGGCCGCGAGAGCTCAGTATGAAAAATCTCTCGAATCTAAAAAGAGAATGTATTTTTGA
- a CDS encoding class I SAM-dependent methyltransferase, with the protein MSLFEFFPHKEFPEFYEECRLTGVLRYLPAKHREYGDSYFMEEYKSQYKKSYYEDEPNLRNMAKHRLSNLKKLAEGQREVGNSTSTPNSNSSLKKSLLEIGSAAGFFLDEARTSGYQTKGLELSPKEVDYARSTLGLDVDKTSVLSVGVGEWKDQFDLVSAFFVIEHIDDIEGIWKRLASWTRPGGYLYLAVPSSFGPSFQTNPKEWFSTHPSDHFFDYSVHSLKKLLSILGFGLNYVRPMSYHSYRDLGLLGKLPEWLYRLYANQFAYGDTIELIARKLKH; encoded by the coding sequence TTGAGTTTATTTGAATTTTTTCCTCATAAAGAGTTTCCTGAGTTTTATGAAGAGTGTCGACTTACGGGCGTTCTTCGGTATCTTCCCGCAAAACATAGAGAGTATGGGGATAGTTACTTTATGGAAGAATACAAATCCCAATACAAAAAATCCTACTACGAAGACGAACCAAACCTTCGTAATATGGCCAAACATCGGTTATCGAATTTAAAAAAATTGGCAGAAGGCCAGAGAGAGGTAGGAAATTCCACTTCTACTCCCAATTCAAATTCCTCACTTAAAAAATCACTTTTGGAAATTGGTTCGGCGGCAGGATTTTTTTTGGATGAAGCCAGAACCTCTGGTTACCAAACAAAAGGCCTCGAACTTTCTCCCAAAGAAGTAGATTATGCTAGGTCCACACTCGGACTCGATGTAGATAAAACCTCGGTTTTGTCTGTGGGCGTGGGTGAATGGAAGGATCAATTTGATCTGGTCTCAGCCTTTTTTGTGATCGAACATATCGATGATATCGAAGGGATTTGGAAACGGCTTGCCTCTTGGACCCGGCCCGGTGGGTATCTTTATTTGGCAGTTCCTTCTAGTTTTGGCCCGAGTTTCCAAACAAATCCCAAGGAATGGTTTTCGACCCATCCCTCTGACCACTTTTTCGACTACTCCGTTCACTCCCTGAAAAAACTCTTGTCAATCCTTGGCTTTGGACTGAACTATGTTAGACCTATGTCGTATCACTCCTACCGGGATTTAGGCCTCCTTGGCAAACTCCCCGAATGGCTGTATCGACTGTATGCAAACCAATTTGCCTATGGTGATACCATCGAACTAATCGCCAGAAAATTAAAACACTGA